One Setaria viridis chromosome 3, Setaria_viridis_v4.0, whole genome shotgun sequence DNA window includes the following coding sequences:
- the LOC117848868 gene encoding serine/arginine-rich splicing factor SR30 codes for MTRRNGCTIYVGNLPGDIREREVEDLFYKYGRIVEIDLKIPPRPPGFAFVEFEDPRDAEDAIYGRDGYNFDGHRLRVELAHGGRGPSFDRSSSHNSVGRRGATRRSDYRVMVTGLPSSASWQDLKDHMRRAGDVCFSDVYREAGATIGIADYTNYEDMKHAIRKLDESEFRNAFSRSYIRVREYDARRSRSRSRGRSHSRSKSRSRSRGRSYSRSRSHSYSRSRSPRSRSASQSRSPVKARSPSRSQSPRASPPRDKSASRSPARSKSLPRSDSPAKAE; via the exons ATGACCCGGCGGAACGGCTGCACGATCTACGTGGGCAATCTCCCCGGTGACATCCGCGAGAGGGAAGTAGAGGATCTCTTCTACAAG TATGGCCGTATCGTGGAAATTGACCTGAAAATTCCTCCAAGGCCTCCTGGTTTTGCTTTTGTTGAG TTTGAGGACCCACGTGATGCTGAAGATGCAATTTATGGTCGTGATGGATACAATTTTGATGGCCATAGGTTGCGG GTGGAATTAGCTCATGGTGGAAGAGGCCCATCTTTTGATCGATCAAGCAGCCATAATAGTGTTGGACGCCGCGGTGCAACTAGGCGATCTGATTACCGCG TTATGGTTACTGGACTACCTTCTTCAGCATCATGGCAAGATCTCAAG gATCATATGCGGCGAGCTGGTGATGTCTGTTTCTCCGATGTTTATCGTGAGGCTGGAG cTACTATTGGAATAGCTGATTATACCAACTATGAAGATATGAAACATGCG ATAAGGAAACTTGATGAGTCCGAGTTCCGTAATGCATTTTCACGGTCATATATCAGG GTGAGGGAGTATGATGCGAGGCGCAGCCGCTCTCGCTCCAGAGGCAGAAGCCATAGCCGCTCTAAGTCAAGAAGCAGAAGCCGCGGACGCTCTTACTCGAGAAGCAGAAGCCACAGTTATAGCAGGAGCAGGAGCCCAAG aTCGAGATCTGCTTCTCAGTCACGATCACCTGTTAAAGCAAG ATCACCATCCAGATCCCAGTCACCTCGTGCTTCT CCTCCGCGCGACAAGTCCGCTAGCAGGAGCCCTGCCAGGAGCAAAAGTCTGCCCCGATCTGATTCTCCC GCAAAAGCTGAGTGA
- the LOC117848584 gene encoding uncharacterized protein: MAAAPSNIGGADSKARNAVVKSEPADVEYAQDLALLFGSYGDKVAEDEHEHGGDTTECSSSFGDSGFASDDDTESDAGIMEVESPLYSHINVHDTPAASHIVRKKKVTADWRKFIGPERWRCQWLELRMNDLLSQVAKYDKELALINHEKYLQLEMVKADRHKSELQQLDLPSYEAMKRKKRKRYEDSTDTSAYIKKHQIFSYYNHENKRSRTENERIGADNELLAIDDCNNLDAEDTKISIGSNDTLLESKENNAVLEQYSLRKILLAIECIQTRIINLQNDLSEAYNKIGHPQKSQKKKDTHGLHKKKNAVKPYGTTQPDGDEITPEMLFDVNSSLLDPHIEEICHESVDDVLINNEAAIEEEFCLFERIKNAAKTYSEPIINVAEAPTAKLTKKRGPKPKKKHGSAQPIKDQIKKSKKKNMGTCLNYPNTGNTVFVAVDTRKSQRVRKPKFF, from the exons ATGGCGGCAGCTCCTAGCAACATTGGCGGTGCTGACAGCAAGGCTCGCAATGCAGTTGTCAAATCCGAACCTGCGGATGTGGAATACGCCCAGGATCTGGCGCTCCTGTTTGGTTCGTACGGAGACAAGGTTGCTGAAGATGAGCACGAACACGGCGGGGATACCACGGAGTGCTCGAGCTCATTTGGTGATTCTGGCTTTGCATCTGATGACGACACGGAATCAGATGCTGGCATAATGGAAGTGGAGTCGCCCCTTTATTCTCATATCAATGTCCATGATACCCCTGCTGCCTCACATATTGTCAG AAAGAAAAAGGTGACAGCTGATTGGAGGAAGTTTATTGGCCCAGAAAGGTGGCGATGTCAATGGTTGGAGCTGCGTATGAATGATCTTTTGTCGCAAGTAGCAAAATATGATAAGGAACTTGCTTTAATCAATCACGAAAAGTATCTGCAGTTGGAGATGGTTAAAGCAGATAGACATAAATCAGAATTACAGCAATTAGACCTTCCAAGTTATGAAGCtatgaagaggaagaaaagaaaaagatacgaAGACAGTACAGACACATCAGCATATATCAAGAAGCATCAAATATTTTCCTATTATAATCATG AAAACAAAAGGAGTAGAACAGAGAATGAAAGAATTGGAGCTGACAATGAGCTTTTGGCTATTGATGACTGTAATAACTTAG ATGCAGAGGACACCAAAATCAGTATTGGTTCGAATGATACATTGTTAGAGTCAAAGGAAAATAATGCTGTCCTAGAACAGTATTCTTTAAGAAAAATTCTTTTGGCAATTGAATGTATCCAAACTCGTATCATTAATCTTCAAAATGATCTCAGTGAGGCTTACAACAAAATTGGCCATCCTCAAAAGTCTCAAAAAAAGAAGGATACACATGGTTTACATAAAAAGAAGAATGCAGTTAAACCATATGGTACAACACAACCAGATGGAGATGAAATTACACCTGAGATGCTATTTGATGTAAATAGTTCTCTACTTGATCCCCATATAGAAGAGATATGCCATGAA AGTGTTGACGATGTCCTTATAAACAATGAGGCAGCtattgaggaagaattttgtCTGTTTGAGAGGATTAAGAATGCAGCTAAAACATATTCAGAGCCGATTATAAATGTAGCCGAAGCCCCAACTGCGAAGCTTACAAAGAAGAGAGGGCCAAAGCCAAAGAAGAAACATGGAAGTGCTCAGCCTAtaaaagatcaaatcaaaaagtcaaagaagaaaaatatggGGACATGCTTGAACTATCCAAACACTGGAAACACTGTATTTGTAGCTGTGGACACGCGGAAGAGTCAAAGAGTACGGAAACCAAAATTTTTTTGA
- the LOC117848585 gene encoding phytochrome A-associated F-box protein produces the protein MGGHQAEEEGGGARAKRRAPRAAGGETASSLSALADDVLLQILGRLEGDPRDWARASCASPRLAALLRAACLPPRLSRALPAELLPAPPPDGAPAAWAALHKLSVCCPGLLRAGVLLEPTDDFGLELDIGPDFPIRALAGDSAAAASVEGLEATATSRDRTADVAADAVARGGAGDSTDAAWSLYDDLYLDAAYDCSSEPQIPPAAAAPDPGPPPAAPAIRDAEEEEEAAATDASCSVARRGVVAGSRRHPRRWLGTVGAHLASGSWTLSREQGNKLLASRFRGDQLYLCDWPGCVHAEERRKYMVFRGVFHNFARSQVRRALRDTRRPTVAVDCAFCGSKEAWDLYSAFCLRSFYGYHDDGEPVVRAYVCENGHVAGAWTKRPLYS, from the coding sequence atggGCGGGCaccaggcggaggaggagggcggtggcGCGCGCGCCAAGAGGagggcgccgcgcgcggcgggggGCGAGACGGCGTCGTCGCTGTCGGCGCTGGCGGACGACGTGCTGCTCCAGATCCTGGGGCGGCTCGAGGGGGACCCGCGGGACTGGGCGCGGGCGTCGTGCGCGTCCCCGCgcctcgccgcgctgctccgGGCCGCCTGCCTCCCGCCGCGCCTGTCGCGGGCGCTCCCCGCGGAGCTgctcccggcgccgccccccgACGGGGCACCCGCGGCCTGGGCGGCGCTGCACAAGCTCTCCGTCTGCTGCCCGGGGCTCCTCCGCGCCGGGGTGCTCCTCGAGCCCACCGACGACTTCGGCCTCGAGCTCGACATCGGGCCCGACTTCCCCatccgcgccctcgccggcgactctgccgcggccgcctccgTCGAGGGGCTCGAGGCCACGGCCACGTCCCGCGACCGCACGGCCGACGTCGCGGCCGACGCCGTGGCCCGGGGCGGAGCCGGAGACTCCACCGACGCCGCGTGGTCGCTCTACGACGACCTGTACCTGGACGCGGCCTACGACTGCTCGTCCGAGCCGCAGATCccacctgccgccgctgccccggaCCCTggcccgccaccggccgcgccggcgatCCGCGacgcggaggaagaggaggaagcagcCGCCACCGATGCCTCCTGCAGCGTGGCCcggcgcggcgtggtggccgggAGCCGGCGGCACCCGCGGCGGTGGCTGGGCACGGTGGGCGCGCACCTGGCGTCGGGCTCCTGGACGCTGAGCCGTGAGCAGGGGAACAAGCTCCTGGCCAGCCGGTTCCGCGGCGACCAGCTGTACCTGTGCGACTGGCCCGGGTGCGTGCACGCCGAGGAGCGCCGCAAGTACATGGTCTTCCGCGGCGTGTTCCACAATTTCGCCCGCTCCCAGGTGCGCCGCGCGCTTAGGGACACGCGCCgccccaccgtcgccgtcgactGCGCCTTCTGCGGCAGCAAGGAGGCGTGGGACCTCTACTCGGCATTCTGCCTCCGCAGCTTCTACGGCTaccacgacgacggcgagcccgTCGTGCGCGCCTACGTCTGCGAGAATGGCCACGTCGCCGGCGCATGGACCAAGCGCCCGCTCTactcctga
- the LOC117848867 gene encoding chaperone protein dnaJ 49, protein MDGNKDEALRSVKLAKSAFASGDKQRAEKLVRIAQRLDPSLPLDDLLSPAEKFGILNSATCQDKTRRGQASENPKTPKESVGPVNVDQVYTEENIRVVQDIRKKKDYYAVLGVERRCSVEEIRKAYRRLSLKVHPDKNKAPGAEDAFKLVSKAFKCLSNDQSRKTYDQTGTIEDHEFNEQYPNAMRQGVARRRRQARNGFYNYEEDFDPDEIFRSFFYGSHDNLFRAQHTYRARGTGRQQQQRREHTVQGGSSINLTVLMHLAVVLFIVSLAFIPVRQPKYSLQKTYYFPISKVTQKHGVEYFVSKQDFDQQFPQGSQSRENLEQYVFKDYKSLLGRYCHVERQRRQWAKDYPTPNCDRLRSLSVA, encoded by the coding sequence ATGGATGGGAACAAGGATGAGGCCTTGAGATCTGTCAAGCTTGCAAAATCTGCATTTGCATCTGGGGATAAGCAACGTGCAGAAAAATTAGTTAGAATTGCTCAAAGATTGGACCCAAGTCTTCCACTTGATGATTTGTTGAGCCCAGCTGAGAAGTTTGGTATCCTGAACAGTGCTACTTGCCAAGACAAAACGAGAAGAGGCCAAGCTAGTGAAAACCCCAAAACACCAAAAGAATCTGTTGGTCCTGTTAATGTTGATCAGGTATACACTGAGGAGAATATTAGGGTGGTTCAGGAtatcaggaagaagaaggattaTTATGCAGTTCTTGGAGTAGAGAGGAGATGCTCTGTGGAGGAAATTAGGAAGGCCTACAGGAGATTATCACTGAAGGTTCATCCTGACAAGAATAAGGCTCCTGGGGCAGAGGATGCTTTCAAGTTGGTAAGCAAGGCTTTCAAGTGCCTAAGCAATGATCAGTCGCGGAAGACTTATGATCAGACAGGCACCATTGAGGACCATGAATTTAACGAGCAATATCCCAATGCCATGAGGCAGGGAGTGGCCAGACGGAGGAGGCAAGCAAGAAATGGCTTCTATAACTATGAAGAAGATTTTGATCCAGATGAGATATTCAGGTCCTTCTTTTATGGCTCCCATGATAATTTGTTTCGTGCCCAGCATACCTACAGAGCAAGGGGAACAGGTAGACAGCAGCAACAGAGAAGGGAGCATACAGTGCAGGGTGGTTCCAGCATAAACCTAACAGTGTTAATGCACCTTGCAGTGGTATTGTTTATTGTTTCTCTTGCATTCATTCCAGTACGACAGCCCAAGTATTCCCTTCAGAAGACATATTACTTTCCCATATCAAAGGTCACTCAAAAGCATGGGGTGGAGTACTTTGTCAGCAAACAAGATTTTGATCAGCAGTTTCCACAGGGGAGTCAATCTAGAGAGAATCTTGAGCAGTATGTTTTTAAGGACTATAAGAGTCTGCTTGGAAGATATTGCCATGTGGAACGCCAACGGCGTCAATGGGCCAAGGACTACCCTACCCCTAACTGTGACAGGCTAAGGAGCCTGTCTGTGGCATAA